The DNA sequence GCCGCTGGATCTGGTGGACGGTGTCGACCCGACCGACTTCCGGCGCGGACTGTCCGACTGCGCCGGCGCCCGACCGGACTGCCCGGTCGCCGCCGCACCTGCCTTCTCACCGCAGAGCAACATCGCGGTGGTGAGCCTGTGGCAGCCGGGTGCCAAGGAGTCCGGCTTGGTCGGTCTCAAATATCACCCGGGCGGCGTCCCGCTGCTCACCCAGGAGTGGAGCAGCGATGCCGTCGCCGCCGGGGTGTTGGCCAGCCCCGTGCTGTCCGCCGACGGTTCCACGGTCTACGTCAACGGACGCGACCAGCGGCTGTGGGCGATCGACGCCGCCGACGGCAAGGCGAAATGGTCAGTGCCGCTGAAGTTCTTGGCTCAAACACCACCGGCGGTGACGCCCGGCGGACTGATTGTCTCGGGCGGCGGCCCCGACACCGAACTGGTTGCCTACGCCGACCGCGGGGACTACGCCGAGCAGGTATGGCGCCGCGAGGACACCGTGCCACTGTCCTCGTCGAGCCTGGCCGGCAAGGTGGGCTACACCGTGGTCGCCGGCACCAGCCTGGGACCGGCGGGCCTGTCGCTGCTGGTGTTCGACCCGGCCGACGGCCACACCCTCAACAGCTATCCACTGCCCGAAGCGCGCGGGTTTCCCGTCGGAGTGTCAGTCGGCAATGACCGGCGGGTGGCGGTCGCCACCAGCGCCGGTCAGGTGTTCAGCTTCGCCCCCGCGTAATCGCGACGGCTCCCCCGCCGCGATCGTCTAGACAGCCAGTGGCGGGAGCGCGGTGCGCGGCACCTTCACGGAGGTGGCACCGGAGCTCATCGGCAGCAGCTCGCCGGGCGCGAAGTAGAAGATCACCTCGTCGTTGGTGATGGCGAAGTTCTGGTAGTGCGCCGGGTCCATCCCCGAGCCGGACGGGATCAGGATCGCCGGCACGCCGGTCTGGCGTTCGAGGTCACGCTGCACGACCGGAAAGATCGCGTCCAACGGCTTGCTGTTGGGCGCGAACAGGGTCTCGAAGGTGATCGGCTTGCGCGACGCCAAGTCGTAGTTGAAGGCCTGGTACCAAGTAGACGGCTGCGGGCCGCCGAGGTCCTGGAAGATCTTCAGCACGACGCTCTGGGTGCCTTTGGGGGCCTGACCCGAACGGTGCTGCTCGGATGTGGCGTCCATTTCGTAGGGCATGTCGCGCGACCCTGGAGATTTGGCCACGGTCAAGAAGCCGTCGCGGTTCTGCACCAGGTAGTCGGTCAGGGTCTGCTGGTCGGGATAGTCGACCGGAAACCGCATGTCCAGCGTGTAGTTGGCGTTGGACGAGTGGACGTGGCACTGCCCGGACTCGAGCGTGCCGCCCAGTTCGGCACAGGGCGAAACCGCGCCCGCCGAGGGCAGAGCCGTCATGCCCAGCCAGCTGCCCACTGCACCGCCCGCCAACAGGGTGGCCACCAGAATGCGCATTGTCGGTTTGTCTCGCTTTGTCTCGCCTTGCCGCAGCAAGCAGGATGGCCCCGGAAGATCTCAGCCTACCGGGCGCCTCAGCGCGACGGACGGCAGACGAACGCAATCGCCCGCGCCGCGGCTCCCGTCCCGATGCGGGTGATCACCACCGACAGGGCCTGCGTCCCGCGCAGCCGCAGCCGGCGGCGCAGACCGTCCGGGTCGCCCTGCACGTCGCGTACGCCCCGCACCAGGATTTCCAGCGCGCCGCAGTCCCGTGCCGTCAATACCTGGCGAAGACGCTTTTCGCTGTAGGCCAGCGTTTCGAGCACCTCGAATCCACGTACACCGTCCGGTAATTCGTCACCGGACAGGTAGGCGATGTCGGAGTCGAGCTGCCAGAGCCCGTGCCGGGCGCCGTACTGGCGGACTAGGCCGGCCCGCACGACCGCGCCGTCGGGGTCGATGAGCCAGCGCCCCGCCGGCCGCACGTCGCAGTCGTCGGGCTCGGCGTCGGTGATCTGCTCGCCGCGGTCGAGGATCACCGCGCGGCGGCGCACCCCAGGTCCGGCCAGGCCGGGCGACCACAGGCAGGCTTCCCGCACCGAGGCACGCCACGAGGTGACTTCGATCTCGCCCTCGAAACCGAGCTCCCCCACCTTGTCGAAATCGATTCCGGGAGCGACCTTTACCACCATGTCGCGGTGGCGGTAGACCTCCAGCAACCGATCCAGAGCGGGCTGATAGTCGGTCGGGTCGAAACGACGCCGCCCGCCGCCGCGCCGGCCGGGGTCGGCCAGCACAACCGTGTCGCGGCTGACCGGCGCCAAAGCATCGGCGCGAACGACGGCGGCCCCGCCCAGGTTGTGGCGCGCCATCGCCAGCCGTACCGGGTCAAGGTCGCTGCCCAGCACCCGATCGAGCAGCTCGGATAGCGCTGCCAGCTCGGTGCCGACCGAGCAGGTCACATCGTGCACGACCGCACCCGGTGCCGCGGCCGCGATGCGTTGCGCCCGGTGCCGTGCCACCGGCGCGGCGCTGGCCTGCTGCAGCGCCTCGTCGGTGAACAGCCACCGCGACGTCCCGGGCAGCTCAGCCAGTTTTGTGGTGGCACGCCGGCGCAGCAGAACAGTCTCGACCAAGGCGGACGTGCGGGCGCCGAAGCGGCCGCGCAGGGCAGCGATGTCGGCGATCCGGGTGGCGTCGGTGAGCGCGAAGCCGGCAACCTCGGCCAGGTGGGCTTCCCCCACCGGCGAGCTCAGATAGCCGACGTCGTCGACTTCAAATCTGAAGCCCGCAGTCAGGACGGTTTAACCCCGGTGATCATCAGGTTGTAGAACCAGCCCTTGGGCACCACCCGGCGCCAGATGTTGGCGTCCACCCAGCTCAGGCCCCTCCAGCTGCCGAAGGCGAACCGCGCCCAGCCCCAGCCAAGCTTGCCCGGCGGGACCGTCGACTCGAAAGTCCGCACCGGCCAGCCCAGCATGGCGGCGGTGAACTCTTCGCTGGCGGTCTGCACGTCGACCGCGCCGGCGTTGCTCGCCATCCGCTCCAGATCGCGTGGCTCGAAGGTGTGCAGGTCCACGATCCACTCGAGGGCAGCGGCGCGGGAGTTCTCGTCGAGCTCCTCCTGCGGCCGGCGCCAGGAACCCATCCCGGGGAGCTTCATCGCCGCGACCGTGGTCTTCCAGGTCAGGTCGGCCAGCCGCCGGGCGTAGAAGTTGCCGACCGTGGTGGGCTCGCCGGCGAAGATGAACCGCCCACCAGGCTTGAGCACCCGGACCACCTCGCGTAGCGACAGTTCGACGTCGGGAATGTGGTGCAGCACCGCGTGGCCGACCACCAGGTCGAAGGTGTTGTCCTCATACGGGATGCCCTCGGCGTCGGCGACCCGACCGTCAACGTCCAGACCGAGGGCCTGACCGTTGCGGGTGGCGACCTTGACCATGCCGGGCGACAGGTCAGTGACCGAGCCACGCCGCGCTACGCCGGACTGCATCAGGTTGAGCAGGAAGAATCCCGTGCCGCAGCCGAGTTCCAGCGCCCGGTCATACAGCGGCGCTTCCCCGGACCTGTCGGCGGCCGGCACGATCGCGTCGAAGCGGCCCCGGGCGTAGTCGATGCAGCGCTCGTCGTAGGAGATCGACCACTTCTCGTCGTACTGCTCGGCCTCCCAGTCGTGATAGAGCACCTGAGCGAGCTTGCTGTCATGCCGGGCGGCCTCCACCTGCTCGGCGGTGGCGTGCGGGTTCGGCGTCGGGTCCGTACTGGTCATGGTAGGTCAGCCTAATAGGTGCTCTTCGCACGGCGAAGCCGGGCGCAGCGGGGGGAACGCCACGCCCGGCTCCGCACGCGGCTCAGATCGCCAGAGCTCCCAGCAGGTCACCCATCGCATCCCCCGCACCGCTGCCCGCGGCGTCGCCCAGCGATCCGGTGATGGTGTCGATCACCGCCTGCGGGAACTCCACGAGCGCCGAGAAGACGTCGCTGAAGCCGGTCTGCAATGCAGCGAGGACGTCGGACGGGTCGCCGCCCAGGATGGCCTCCCAGATGTGCCAGCCAGCCATCTGGGGCGCCACGACCAGGTCACGCCAGTCGACGAACAGCCCGGTGAGCAGCCCCGGGTTCGCCGCCACGTCCTGCCCGTTCCAGCTGACCAACGTCCAGCCGTCGGTGGGGTTGCCCTCGACCACGACCTGTCCGGTGTTGGGTATCCCGTGGTCATTGGCCAGCGTCTGCAAGAACAGCCCCCAATCGGGGTTCTTGACGTTCATCATCGTCCACGCCATGATCGCCGCGCCGTGCGAAAACGCCACATCGGTCCCGCTGCTGTCGCCCTCTGCCGTACTGGCGTCGTAGATCGTCTGAAGGGCGCCACTGTAGTTGTCCTGGAACGCCATCCCGTTGGGGTTGATGCCCGAGCCCAGCATCGGCACCCAGTAGGCCCCGGTCATCCACGCGATGGTGGGCAGGAGATAGAGGAGGCCGGGGATGGTGCCGCTCTGTCCTTCCAGCCACCCGGCATTGATCTCGCCGAGCCCGGACAGGATCTGGCTCGGGTCGAGCAACGGTGTCGGGCCGCCCGGGATCTGGTCGTAGTTGCTGTTGCCCGCCAGCAACTGGACTAGCGGCCAGGCCGTCTGCTGGGCGCGCAGGAAGTCCGAAGCCCACACCCCGCCGATATTGTTGTCGCCGCCGTTGTACAGCTGCTCGCCGACAGTGATCGCCTGCTGCTCGCCATCTGCGGTCAGCGGCGCACCCGGCGCCGTCGTCCCGATGTAGTCCGTCACGTTCTCCGTCGACTGCCCGTGCCGGACCAGATCCAGCAGGATGTCCGTTGCGGTCAGCTGGATGTTAGGCACTTTGAGGGCGGGCAGCGGCCCGGCTATCGGAGCCACCGGGGCGACGGCCACGAGGCCGGCGCCGACAAGGGTGACCCCGGCGGTGATCCACGGGCGGGTGTGCTGCATGACCTTCTCCTTCAGCGATTCCGTAAGTTCCGTTACGCTCCGGCGCGTAGCGCAATGCTTCGCTGAAAATATCCCGTTGTTTTTCTTATGTCAATGCTTAATCCGCCGAATTCCGCCGTCGTGCGCTAAACGCCGAGCGCGCCGGCGATGGTGTTGAACACGTCCTGCGGGAAGGTGATGAGAGCGCCGAGAACCTGATCAAACCCGCTCTGTACGGCGGCAGCGATTTCGGCCTCGTCCCCGCCCTGCAACGCCTCCAGGATGTGCCAGGTCGCGATCTGCGGCGCGACGTTCAGATCCCGCCAGTCGACGAACAGTCCGGTGAATAGGTCCGGGGTCTCGGCCACGTCATGACCGCCCCAGCGGACCAGCGTCCAGCCGTCGGTGGGGTTGCCCTCGATAACAACCTGGCCGGTGTTGGCCAGTGGACTGTGAGTGTCGAGCAGTTCGCTGAGGACCAGCCCGAAGTCAGGGTTCTTGACGTTCATCAACGTCCAGATCGAGATCGTTCCGGCGTGGGCGAACACCGCGTCGCTCAGCGGGTTCTGCTCGTCAGAGACGGTGTTGTTGTAAATGGCGTCGATCGCCTCGGTGACGCGGTCGTTGAACGCAACCCCGTTGGGGTCGATGGTGGATCCCAGCATCGGCACCCAGTACTGCCCCAAGGCCCACATGAATGTCGGTAGGGCGTAAGCGATCTCGGTGAGGATGTTGAGATCGTGCCCCTCGAACCATCCCGCATTGATCTCGTTGAGCCCGGCGAGGATCGAGACGTCCATTCCCAGCAGACCAGCCAACGGCTGCGCGGTGTCCTGCGCGCGAACGAACTCCGACGCGTAGATGCCGGCAAGTCCGCCCGGGAATGCCGCATCGATCAACGGAGCCACCGCAGCCGCCTGCTGCTCCCCGAGTTCGGTGAGCGGAGCGCCCGGCGGAAGGGTGCCCAGGATGCCGTCGGCGTTGTCCTGAGACTGACCGTGGCGGATCAGGTCGATGGTGATGTCCGTGACGTCCTGAGCCGCGAGCAGAATATCGACCGCCACGGCTCCGGCCTGCGGCATCACGACCGGACCAGCCACAACGGCGCCCGCGCCCAGCAGTGCGACGGCTGCGGCGGTCCAGGGACGGATGGCAGGTGACTGCATGGTGGGTTCCTAACGCCGGGATCGTCGCGGCCCTCGCCGCTGACTGGACGTTAGCTGATAAAAACTTGAAAAGAAACCGTCACTGCCCCAAGTCGTTGTGGCGTGGCGCCTAAGAGCGTTCCCCCGCGGGGCCGATGCCGGCGGCGAACAGCTCACCGTAGCGGCGCTGGTCGGCGGCGGCCCGATCTGCCGGAGGCAGCGTCTCGATGGAGTCGATCGAGGCCTTGGCGGCGGCCAACGCCTGCGCCGGGGTATCAATGAAACGGCGAGCCCAGCCAATCGCAGCCTCGTAGACACCGTCGGGTGCGACCATGTCGTCGACCAGCCCCAGGTCCAGCGCCTCTTCGGCATCGAAGAACCGGCCGCTGTAGGCCAACTCCTTCGCGCGGCTGGCACCGATGGTTCGAGCCAGCCGAGCCAGCCCGCCACCATCGGGAGCCAGGCCGGCCAGAATCTCAGTCGCTCCGAACTTGACGTTGTCGCCGCTGATTCGCCAGTCCGCGGCCAGCGCCAGCGCCAGACCACTCCCCAGCGCGTAGCCGGTGATCGCCGCCACCGTCGGCTTTCCGATTGCCGCCACCGCCTGCACGGCATCGTGGCGCACGCGAGCGAAGACCTGCGCCTCGGCCGCGATCAGCGTGCGCAGTTCGGGCACATCGTCACCGGCGCAAAAGATCTCGTGGCCCCCGTACAACACCACAGCGGCGACGTCGTCGCGTGCCGACGCCTCGGCCGCAGCCGCGACGATCTCCCGGTAGACCTGCCGGGTCATGGCATTGGTCGGTGCCCGAGAGATCACCAGGGTGGCCACCCCCGGCTCCTCGGCGCAGGTGTGCACCGATACGAATTCGCTCATCCGGGCCATCGCGTCCCGCGCGCTGCGTTGTAACGGTCGGAGTTGAAGAACTCGATCTCCCAGTTGTCGCCGCGACGCGCCAGGTTCGGTTGCACCACCGCGATCTGACGTTCCACCGCCATCACGGCCTCGATGCTGCGGCCGATGAGCGAATCCAGCTGCGTCCAGGTCGGCGGCAGCAAGAAGCTGTTCCCGGCCGCGAAGTCTTCGATCGCGGCTTCGGGCGTGAGCCAGCCGGCTCGGTCGGATTCGGTGTTGTCGCCGTCCGCGCGCTGCCCGACCGGTAGTGCGCCCACAAAGAAGTAGGTGTCGTAGCGGCGGGTGCGTTCGGCCTCCGGCGTCACCCAGTTCGCCCAGGGCCGCAGCAGCTCGGCGTGCAGCACCAGATGCTCGGTGCGCAGGAAGTCGGCGAACGACAGCTCGCCGGCGTTCAGGGCTCGCCGGGACTCGGCATAGACCGACGCATCGGAGACCAACCGGTTCGGATCATCGGCGGGGCCGGCGAACAGCACCCCGGATTCCTCGAAAGTCTCGCGTGCGGCGGCGCACACCAGGGCCGCGGCCAGGTCGACGTCGACTCCGAAACGCTGCGCCCACCACGTCGGTTCGGGCCCGTGCCAGGCGATCTCGGTGCTGCGGTCACGGTCGTCGACTCCACCGCCGGGAAACACCATCACCCCGGCGGCGAACTCCATCGCGGCGTGGCGGCGCATCAGGAACACGTCGAGGCCCTGCCCGCCGGGGGCGTCCTCGCGTACCAGCATCACTGTCGCAGCAGGTCGCGTCGGCAAAGGTTGTTGGGGTTCGTTCATGCGCGCCTCCGGTGGGCTGCTCGACTACGGGTCCGGCGCGCGAAGTAGCGCCCGTCGATGACATCCAGGGAGATCGACTGGCCGAACGTGGCCGACAGGTTCTCGGCCGTGAGCACGTCCTCGAGCAGGCCGGCAGCCACCGCGCGGCCCTCGGCCAGCAGCAGGCAGTGACTGAATCCGACCGGGATCTCCTCGACATGGTGGGTGACCAGGACGATCGCCGGCGCGTCCGGGTCGGCGGCCAGATCCCCCAGCCGCGCCACCAGTTCCTCGCGCCCGCCCAGGTCCAGGCCGGCCGCCGGCTCGTCGAGCAGTAGCAGTTCTGGGTCGGTCATCAGGGCGCGGGCGATCAGCACCCGCTTGCGTTCGCCTTCGCTCAAAGTGCCGTAGGTGCGATCGGCTAGGTGCTCGGCGCCCAGGCTCTCCAACAGATCGACCGCCCGCTCGTGGTCGACGGCGTCGTAGCGTTCCCGCCACCGTCCCAGCACTGCGTAGCCGGCCGAGATGACTAGGTCGCTGACCGTTTCCCCGCCTGGGATCCGCTGCGCCAGTGAGGAGGAACTCAGTCCGACCCGGGCCCGCAGTTCCGTGGTGTCGACCCGGCCCAGCTGTTCGCCCAACACGTAGGCCACACCCGAGGACGGGTGCTCGGTGGCGGCGGCGATCCGCAGCAACGACGTCTTGCCCGCCCCGTTGGGCCCGATGATCACCCAACGTTCGTCGAGTTCGACCGACCAGTCCAGCGGCCCCACCAGAGAGCGCCCGTCACGGCACAGCGAAATGCCCTCGAAGTGGATCAACAGATCCTGATCGGCCCCGGTTGCGGGAGCGGAACGTCCGGTATCGGGCACGGTCCTATCGTGCCGTATCCCGGCTCCGCGACGACCGACCGGGGTACGACAGCCAGGGCGCATTTTCGATCGATGTTCTTGCCAGTTACTCCAGGTGGCCCTGTTGTAATGTGTTGCACGGTTCACGCTCATCAATACTTTGGGTTTATTTCAGGGAGCTTCGATGGTCCGTATTTCCAGTGCTGTCGCGGTCGGGATTGTCAGTGCCGGTCTCATCGTCTGCCCCTCCCCCGCGGGCGCCGCGGTGCCGGCGGTCCAGGCTGTCCAGCTCACCGGCGCCGGCTTGCCGCTAGGCGGCGGGACCGCGCTGATCATGGGCGGCAGCGGTATGCCCACGCCCGGCCCCGGCTACGCGGATCTGGTCAACGAGCTCTACCTGGCGCCCCTCGGCTTCACCGGCACCACCCAGATCCTGACCACCCCCGAAACGCTGTACCCGTTCCTGGGCGCGTTCACCGGGACTTTCGACAGTTCGGTGGATGAAGGCATCCAGGTCCTGGAGGCCGCGATCCTGGGCCAGATCGCCGGCGGCCAGGTCGACGCCGACAACCCCGTCGTGGTGTTCGGGTGGTCGCAAAGCGCGGTGATCTCGTCGCTAGTCATGCAACAACTCGCCGACCAGGGCGTGCCCAGCGACTACGTGCACTTTGTCCTGATCGGCAACGAGAGCCTTCCCAACGGCGGAATGCTGTCCCGCTTCGACCTTCCGACAGGGACGTATCCGGAACTGCCCAGCGTCGGAATGACATTCAGTGGCGCAGCGCCCGCCAACCTTTTCCCCACCACCGTCTACACCACCGAGTACGACGGTTTCGCCAATTTTCCGCAGTATTCGCTCAACTTCTTGTCCACGATCAACGCCGTTATGGGCATCATCTTCGCGCACACGGCCTATCTGGGGCTCAGTCCCGAGGACATCGCCAACGCGGTGCCCCTTCCGACGTCGAGCCCCGATCTCTTGACCGACTACTACATGATCCCCTCCAGCACGTTGCCGCTGCTGGCTCCGCTGCAGCTGCTGCCCTACATCGGCAACCCGCTAGTCGATCTGCTTGATCCGGCACTGCGAGTGCTGGTGAATCTGGGATACGGCAACATCGAGCACGGCTGGAGCCCGGAATTCGCGGACACCCCCACCGGCATCGGATTCCTGCCCGACTTCAGTGTCCTGCAACAGGTTCCGCAAGCACTCTTCGACGGCGTGCAAAAGGGCATCACCGACGCCTTCAACACCTTGATGGATCCGGCCAACTACGTCTACTCAATGCCGGAGTGGGCCGAACAGTTGGCGAGCCTGGGCGGCATCATGGACGGTGGAGAGACCTCTGTCGGAGTTACGGTGCCCACCACGTGGGACGACCTCTTCGGGTCGTTCCCGCCGCATACGGGCTACCCGCCGCTGGACATGCTCAGCGCCTTGCTGTTCACGCTGCCCGAGTACGGCTACAACGTCTTCACGTCCGAGATCGCTGACGGCGACCTCCTCGACGCCATCGGGATACCGCTCGCCGCCACCGCCGGGCTCCTGCCGTTGGCGTTGATCGGGGCGTTGCTGTAACGCCGCGGTCCATGGCGGCGACCCGCCGCGCCCGGCTCCGCCACGCTCGCGATCGCCGCTAGACCGGCGGGATCTCGACGCGGCGCAGCACCCCGTCATGCGCGTCGGCGGCCTCGATCTCGGCGCGAGTGACCCCGAGCAAAAACAGCACCGTGTCCAGATACGGGTAGCTCAGCGAGGCATCGGCCACCTCGCGCAACGCCGGCTTGGCGTTGAACGCCACACCCAGGCCCGCCGTCGACAGCATGTCGATGTCATTGGCGCCGTCGCCGACAGCCACCGTCTGCTCCAGCGGCACCCCCGCCTGGGCGGCGAACTCCCGCAACGAGTCGGCCTTGCCGGCCCGGTCCACCACCGGACCGATCACTCGGCCGGTGAGTTTGCCGTCGACGATCTCCAGCTCGTTGGCCGCCACGAAGTCGAGCTGCAGCTCGGCTGCCAGCGGCTCGATCACCTGCCGGAAGCCACCGGACACCACCCCGCATTTGAAACCGAGGCGGCGCAGCGTGCGCACCGTGGTGCGGGCACCGGGAGTCAGCTCGATCTGTTCGGCGACCTCGTCGACGACACTGGCGGGCAGACCGGCGAGGGTCGACACCCGGTGGTGCAGCGATTCGGCGAAGTCGAGTTCGCCACGCATCGCGGCCTCCGTGATCGCGGCGACCGCGTCCCCGGCACCGGCCCGGTCGGCGAGCATCTCGATGACCTCGCCCTGAATCAGGGTGGAGTCGACGTCGAACACGATTAGGCGCTTGGTCCGGCGCGACAGGCTGGCATCTTGGAACGCCACGTCGACCTGCTGCTCCGCGGCGACCCTGCTCAGCGCGGACTGCAACCGGCCGTCGGCACCTTCCGGCACCGAAACCCGCAGTTCCAGCCCGGTCACCGGGTAGTCGGAAACGCCACGGATCATGTCGATGTTGGCATCGATCTCGGCGATCTCGTGAGCAAGTGCGCCCAGGGCCGTGGCGGCCACTGGCCGCCCCAAGACCACGATCCGGTGTGTGGAAGGTGCCGCGATGATCGGGGCGTCGTCGCTGCGTTCGATCGTGACGTCGAGTCCCACACCGCGAATCGCGGTGGTGACCTGGTCGGCGAATGCAGATCCGTCAGCCACCGTCGGCTCTGCGGACACCAGCACGCCCAGCGTGAGGCGACCGCGAACCACGACCTGTTCGACGTTGAGCAACTCCACCTGGTAGCGCGACAACACCTCGAAGAGGGCCGATGTCACGCCGGGCTGATCGACACCGGTGACGGTGATCAACACCGGCACCTTGACCGTGCTCACCCGTGACGGGCGCCCGGATCGACCGGGCGCCGCCTCTCCCCCAGCGGGCTCATCAAGCGTTTGCGGGTTCGTACAGCTCGTCACCGGGGTGACGGCCGACGTGTGCCTCAGCCCGCAACCGGTCGACCATGTGCGGGTAGTGCAGCTCGAAAGCCGGGCGCTCCGAACGGATCCGGGGCAGCTCGGTGAAGTTGTGCCGCGGCGGCGGGCAGCTGGTGGCCCACTCCAGGGAGTTGCCGTAACCCCACGGGTCGTCAACGGTGACGACCTCGCCGTAACGCCAGCTCTTGAAGACGTTCCAGGTGAAGGCGATCATCGACGAGCCCAGGATGAAGGCGCCGACGGTCGACACGATGTTGAACGCGGTGAAACCGTCAGTGGGCAGGTAGTCGGCGTAGCGGCGCGGCATACCCATGTTGCCCAGCCAGTGCTGGATCAGGAACGTGGTGTGGAACCCGATGAAGGTCAACCAGAAGTGCAGCTTCCCGAGCCGCTCGTCAAGCAGCCGGCCGGTCATCTTCGGGAACCAGAAGTAGATCCCGGAGAACGTCGCGAACACGATGGTGCCGAACAGCACGTAGTGGAAGTGCGCGATCAAGAAGTAGCTGTCGCTGACATGGAAGTCCAGCGGCGGGCTGGCCAGCATCACGCCGGTCAGGCCACCGGCCAAGAACGTGACGATGAAGCCCAGCGCGAACAGCATCGGCGTCTCGAAGGTCAGCTGGCCGCGCCACAGGGTGCCGATCCAGTTGAAGAACTTCAGCCCGGTCGGGATGGCGATCATCAGGGTCAACAGCGAGAAGAACGGCAGCAGCACCGCACCGGTGGCGAACATGTGGTGCGCCCACACCGCCGTCGACAGTCCGGCGATGCTCAACGTTGCGTACACCAGGGTGA is a window from the Mycobacterium sp. SVM_VP21 genome containing:
- a CDS encoding histidine phosphatase family protein, which translates into the protein MQHTRPWITAGVTLVGAGLVAVAPVAPIAGPLPALKVPNIQLTATDILLDLVRHGQSTENVTDYIGTTAPGAPLTADGEQQAITVGEQLYNGGDNNIGGVWASDFLRAQQTAWPLVQLLAGNSNYDQIPGGPTPLLDPSQILSGLGEINAGWLEGQSGTIPGLLYLLPTIAWMTGAYWVPMLGSGINPNGMAFQDNYSGALQTIYDASTAEGDSSGTDVAFSHGAAIMAWTMMNVKNPDWGLFLQTLANDHGIPNTGQVVVEGNPTDGWTLVSWNGQDVAANPGLLTGLFVDWRDLVVAPQMAGWHIWEAILGGDPSDVLAALQTGFSDVFSALVEFPQAVIDTITGSLGDAAGSGAGDAMGDLLGALAI
- a CDS encoding class I SAM-dependent methyltransferase, encoding MGEAHLAEVAGFALTDATRIADIAALRGRFGARTSALVETVLLRRRATTKLAELPGTSRWLFTDEALQQASAAPVARHRAQRIAAAAPGAVVHDVTCSVGTELAALSELLDRVLGSDLDPVRLAMARHNLGGAAVVRADALAPVSRDTVVLADPGRRGGGRRRFDPTDYQPALDRLLEVYRHRDMVVKVAPGIDFDKVGELGFEGEIEVTSWRASVREACLWSPGLAGPGVRRRAVILDRGEQITDAEPDDCDVRPAGRWLIDPDGAVVRAGLVRQYGARHGLWQLDSDIAYLSGDELPDGVRGFEVLETLAYSEKRLRQVLTARDCGALEILVRGVRDVQGDPDGLRRRLRLRGTQALSVVITRIGTGAAARAIAFVCRPSR
- a CDS encoding enoyl-CoA hydratase translates to MARMSEFVSVHTCAEEPGVATLVISRAPTNAMTRQVYREIVAAAAEASARDDVAAVVLYGGHEIFCAGDDVPELRTLIAAEAQVFARVRHDAVQAVAAIGKPTVAAITGYALGSGLALALAADWRISGDNVKFGATEILAGLAPDGGGLARLARTIGASRAKELAYSGRFFDAEEALDLGLVDDMVAPDGVYEAAIGWARRFIDTPAQALAAAKASIDSIETLPPADRAAADQRRYGELFAAGIGPAGERS
- a CDS encoding class I SAM-dependent methyltransferase; translated protein: MTSTDPTPNPHATAEQVEAARHDSKLAQVLYHDWEAEQYDEKWSISYDERCIDYARGRFDAIVPAADRSGEAPLYDRALELGCGTGFFLLNLMQSGVARRGSVTDLSPGMVKVATRNGQALGLDVDGRVADAEGIPYEDNTFDLVVGHAVLHHIPDVELSLREVVRVLKPGGRFIFAGEPTTVGNFYARRLADLTWKTTVAAMKLPGMGSWRRPQEELDENSRAAALEWIVDLHTFEPRDLERMASNAGAVDVQTASEEFTAAMLGWPVRTFESTVPPGKLGWGWARFAFGSWRGLSWVDANIWRRVVPKGWFYNLMITGVKPS
- a CDS encoding ABC transporter ATP-binding protein → MPDTGRSAPATGADQDLLIHFEGISLCRDGRSLVGPLDWSVELDERWVIIGPNGAGKTSLLRIAAATEHPSSGVAYVLGEQLGRVDTTELRARVGLSSSSLAQRIPGGETVSDLVISAGYAVLGRWRERYDAVDHERAVDLLESLGAEHLADRTYGTLSEGERKRVLIARALMTDPELLLLDEPAAGLDLGGREELVARLGDLAADPDAPAIVLVTHHVEEIPVGFSHCLLLAEGRAVAAGLLEDVLTAENLSATFGQSISLDVIDGRYFARRTRSRAAHRRRA
- a CDS encoding RsiV family protein, producing the protein MTALPSAGAVSPCAELGGTLESGQCHVHSSNANYTLDMRFPVDYPDQQTLTDYLVQNRDGFLTVAKSPGSRDMPYEMDATSEQHRSGQAPKGTQSVVLKIFQDLGGPQPSTWYQAFNYDLASRKPITFETLFAPNSKPLDAIFPVVQRDLERQTGVPAILIPSGSGMDPAHYQNFAITNDEVIFYFAPGELLPMSSGATSVKVPRTALPPLAV
- a CDS encoding histidine phosphatase family protein, with protein sequence MQSPAIRPWTAAAVALLGAGAVVAGPVVMPQAGAVAVDILLAAQDVTDITIDLIRHGQSQDNADGILGTLPPGAPLTELGEQQAAAVAPLIDAAFPGGLAGIYASEFVRAQDTAQPLAGLLGMDVSILAGLNEINAGWFEGHDLNILTEIAYALPTFMWALGQYWVPMLGSTIDPNGVAFNDRVTEAIDAIYNNTVSDEQNPLSDAVFAHAGTISIWTLMNVKNPDFGLVLSELLDTHSPLANTGQVVIEGNPTDGWTLVRWGGHDVAETPDLFTGLFVDWRDLNVAPQIATWHILEALQGGDEAEIAAAVQSGFDQVLGALITFPQDVFNTIAGALGV
- a CDS encoding PQQ-binding-like beta-propeller repeat protein, which codes for MVALAGLLGGCANTDSWVDAAPAPGWPAQYADAANSSHTATAGATDLQLDWIRSVKGELGAQPALGVHGWMMLNGQTEAGCSLMQWENADRGRQRWCTRLHQGGGFFGALMDGFDNVYVGQPGAMLSFPPTQWIRWRAPVIGMPSTPRILGDGLLLVVTHLGQVLIFDAHRGAVVGTPLDLVDGVDPTDFRRGLSDCAGARPDCPVAAAPAFSPQSNIAVVSLWQPGAKESGLVGLKYHPGGVPLLTQEWSSDAVAAGVLASPVLSADGSTVYVNGRDQRLWAIDAADGKAKWSVPLKFLAQTPPAVTPGGLIVSGGGPDTELVAYADRGDYAEQVWRREDTVPLSSSSLAGKVGYTVVAGTSLGPAGLSLLVFDPADGHTLNSYPLPEARGFPVGVSVGNDRRVAVATSAGQVFSFAPA
- a CDS encoding NUDIX hydrolase codes for the protein MNEPQQPLPTRPAATVMLVREDAPGGQGLDVFLMRRHAAMEFAAGVMVFPGGGVDDRDRSTEIAWHGPEPTWWAQRFGVDVDLAAALVCAAARETFEESGVLFAGPADDPNRLVSDASVYAESRRALNAGELSFADFLRTEHLVLHAELLRPWANWVTPEAERTRRYDTYFFVGALPVGQRADGDNTESDRAGWLTPEAAIEDFAAGNSFLLPPTWTQLDSLIGRSIEAVMAVERQIAVVQPNLARRGDNWEIEFFNSDRYNAARGTRWPG